In Cycloclasticus sp., a single genomic region encodes these proteins:
- a CDS encoding ABC transporter permease, whose amino-acid sequence MPRSSLLNSTLSLALLALIWQLTAVMLDSPVLPSPVLVFNTLIHATQTGELPHHLGITLYRLSISFFLAMFLGVAIGLILGRRQELNKFFDSWLVILLNIPALVTIILCYIWFGLVETAAIFAVVINKLPNVIVTIREGARNLDDELIEMATAYQFGRYKTLIHVILPQLYPYIMASARTGLALIWKIVLVVEMLGRSNGMGYQIHLFFQLFDITSILAYTVSFIIIIQIIETTILLPLDKKSQRWR is encoded by the coding sequence ATGCCTCGCTCTTCATTACTAAACTCAACACTATCGCTAGCGCTACTGGCGTTAATTTGGCAGTTAACTGCTGTTATGCTGGATAGCCCCGTTTTACCATCACCCGTGCTTGTATTTAATACGCTAATCCATGCCACGCAAACGGGTGAATTACCCCACCATCTCGGCATCACCCTGTATCGGTTATCCATTAGCTTTTTCCTCGCTATGTTTTTAGGCGTCGCTATTGGGCTCATTCTTGGGCGCCGTCAGGAGCTAAATAAATTTTTCGATAGCTGGCTAGTTATCCTGCTTAATATTCCCGCGTTGGTGACCATTATTCTTTGTTACATTTGGTTTGGCTTGGTTGAAACAGCCGCCATTTTTGCAGTAGTTATCAACAAACTTCCTAATGTTATTGTGACGATTAGAGAGGGCGCTAGAAACCTCGACGACGAACTCATAGAAATGGCAACCGCGTATCAGTTTGGGCGATACAAAACATTAATTCACGTCATTCTTCCGCAGCTATACCCTTACATTATGGCGTCTGCTAGAACCGGACTTGCCCTTATCTGGAAAATCGTTCTGGTGGTGGAAATGCTGGGCAGAAGTAACGGTATGGGATATCAAATCCATTTGTTTTTTCAACTATTTGATATCACTAGCATCCTTGCTTATACCGTTTCTTTTATCATTATTATTCAAATAATCGAGACCACTATATTGCTACCCCTAGACAAAAAATCTCAACGTTGGAGGTAA
- a CDS encoding ABC transporter substrate-binding protein, translating to MQAPLKKLITLTLLILTAIFSCYSTAKAGAAIKISALKFGTVNWTLETIKQNQLDKQYGFELIIQPLASSGAGKIALQANAADIIVSDWTWVARQRGFSSNYLFAPYSSSAGSIMVPGSSTIRSIEDLAGKKLGIAGGGLDKNWLLLRALALKNNIDLEVKVDKVFGAPPLLNSLIKQGELDALINYWHYSVRLKAEGYRELINTHQIIQRLGIDTTVPILGYVFREQWAHKNSSNLENFLAASREAANLLCTSDTHWNAILPLTRTDDKSTHQLLRSNYCNGRVAILTEKEKRAIADIYSILADTGGEKLVGSVKQLDPEIFWVNSRH from the coding sequence ATGCAAGCACCCTTAAAAAAACTCATCACGCTGACGCTACTGATCCTCACTGCTATTTTTTCTTGTTATAGCACTGCTAAAGCAGGTGCTGCTATAAAAATCTCGGCGCTTAAATTTGGCACCGTTAACTGGACGCTTGAGACAATTAAGCAAAACCAACTGGATAAGCAATATGGCTTTGAGCTTATCATCCAACCCTTAGCGAGCAGTGGAGCAGGCAAAATAGCATTGCAAGCCAATGCCGCTGATATCATTGTTTCTGACTGGACTTGGGTGGCACGTCAACGTGGCTTTTCATCCAATTACTTGTTTGCACCTTACTCAAGCTCTGCGGGGTCAATTATGGTTCCAGGCTCATCAACGATCCGCTCAATTGAAGACTTAGCGGGTAAAAAACTAGGCATCGCGGGCGGTGGACTTGATAAAAACTGGCTACTGTTACGCGCCTTGGCCTTAAAAAACAATATCGACCTTGAAGTAAAAGTCGACAAGGTTTTTGGGGCACCTCCTTTACTTAACAGCCTGATTAAACAAGGCGAACTCGACGCGCTTATAAATTATTGGCATTACAGTGTTCGCTTAAAAGCCGAAGGGTACCGGGAACTTATCAACACACACCAAATCATCCAACGCCTAGGCATTGATACAACCGTACCGATACTCGGTTATGTGTTTAGGGAGCAATGGGCTCATAAGAACTCAAGCAATTTGGAAAATTTTTTGGCGGCTAGCCGTGAAGCGGCGAACCTTTTATGCACATCCGACACACACTGGAATGCAATTTTACCGCTGACTCGAACAGACGATAAATCAACTCATCAGTTATTACGCAGCAATTATTGCAACGGGCGCGTGGCTATTCTTACAGAGAAGGAAAAACGAGCTATTGCCGATATTTATTCCATTCTTGCCGACACAGGCGGCGAAAAACTTGTCGGCTCCGTAAAGCAATTAGACCCCGAAATATTTTGGGTCAATAGCCGTCATTAA
- the moaA gene encoding GTP 3',8-cyclase MoaA, translated as MSAIPSPINTNKLIDKFGRQVTYVRISVTDRCDFRCVYCMSEEMEFLPREQVLTLEEITRLSQAFVEMGVTKIRMTGGEPLVRKGVVGMLADVAKLDGLDELVITTNGSQLVKLAQPLKDAGVKRINISLDSLDAEKFKKVTRVGELNTVLAGIQAAKKVGFDKIKLNAVILKNRNHDEVISLVRYAMHEGLDISFIEEMPLGAIDSHSREEAYYSSDEIKRDIEQQFELIHSTKNTGGPARYYSVNGYDNLVGFISPHSHNFCDTCNRVRVTASGLLLLCLGQEHSMDLKRVLRANPTDLNKVKQALIESMEIKPKGHDFDLTEQPVIFRHMSVTGG; from the coding sequence ATGAGTGCTATACCATCACCAATAAATACAAATAAACTGATTGATAAGTTCGGTCGGCAAGTGACGTACGTGAGAATCTCGGTCACCGACCGTTGTGATTTTCGATGTGTCTATTGCATGAGTGAAGAGATGGAGTTTTTGCCGCGTGAACAAGTTCTAACGCTAGAGGAAATTACCCGTTTATCTCAAGCTTTTGTCGAAATGGGTGTTACCAAAATCCGTATGACGGGCGGGGAGCCGCTGGTACGCAAAGGTGTTGTCGGCATGTTGGCTGATGTCGCCAAGTTAGATGGTTTAGATGAACTTGTCATTACCACCAATGGTTCTCAACTAGTGAAGTTGGCGCAACCACTGAAAGATGCAGGCGTAAAGCGCATCAACATTAGTTTAGATAGCCTAGACGCTGAAAAATTTAAAAAAGTAACGCGTGTGGGTGAGCTGAACACGGTGCTCGCGGGTATTCAAGCTGCAAAAAAAGTAGGTTTCGATAAAATTAAATTAAACGCTGTGATTCTAAAAAACAGGAATCATGATGAAGTCATTAGTCTAGTTCGCTACGCCATGCACGAGGGGTTAGACATCAGTTTTATTGAAGAAATGCCATTAGGAGCGATTGATAGTCATTCGCGAGAAGAGGCTTATTATTCCAGTGATGAAATCAAGCGTGATATTGAACAACAGTTTGAACTGATACACAGTACAAAAAATACCGGTGGTCCGGCTCGTTACTACAGTGTAAATGGCTACGATAATTTGGTCGGCTTTATCTCGCCGCATAGTCATAATTTTTGCGATACCTGTAATCGTGTACGAGTCACGGCGTCAGGTTTATTATTGCTGTGTTTAGGCCAAGAGCATTCAATGGATTTGAAAAGAGTATTAAGAGCGAATCCTACGGATTTGAATAAAGTGAAACAGGCTCTAATAGAGTCAATGGAGATCAAGCCCAAGGGGCATGATTTTGATCTTACCGAACAGCCCGTCATCTTTCGTCATATGAGTGTCACGGGCGGTTAA
- a CDS encoding 4Fe-4S dicluster domain-containing protein, with amino-acid sequence MSLVIDANKCTGCLQCEMACSYEGEGVFNPTKSRIKIFPFHEEGIFVPYTCTQCDEAWCMHACPVEAIQLNKTTGAKEIVNDLCVGCKVCTIACPFGTVNYNADSGKVIKCDLCGGDPECAKACPTAAITYQDANWTGYDKMKDYAAKAMPAK; translated from the coding sequence ATGTCACTAGTTATAGATGCGAATAAATGTACAGGTTGTTTGCAGTGCGAAATGGCTTGTTCTTACGAGGGTGAAGGAGTTTTTAACCCAACTAAATCAAGAATTAAAATATTCCCATTCCACGAAGAAGGTATTTTTGTACCTTATACATGTACTCAATGTGATGAAGCATGGTGTATGCACGCCTGTCCTGTTGAAGCTATTCAGTTGAATAAGACAACAGGTGCGAAAGAGATTGTGAATGACCTATGTGTCGGTTGCAAAGTTTGTACGATTGCTTGCCCATTTGGCACGGTTAACTATAACGCCGATAGTGGAAAAGTGATCAAATGTGATCTTTGTGGCGGCGACCCAGAATGTGCAAAAGCGTGCCCAACAGCTGCTATTACCTACCAGGATGCAAACTGGACGGGTTACGACAAAATGAAAGATTATGCTGCGAAGGCTATGCCTGCTAAATAG
- a CDS encoding aldehyde ferredoxin oxidoreductase family protein, with product MSWTKKVLRINLTEGTCTPEPLNMEWVEQFLGQRGLATKYLTEEVPPTTDPLSPENTMYMITGPLTGTMASTAGRYSVVTKSPLTNAVACSNSGGFFGNEMKCAGWDMVILEGKSPTPVYISINDDKAEILPADEIWGKSVWEADEWLHAKHQDPQLRIAAIGVSGEKGVLYSAIINDLHRAAGRSGVGTVMGSKNVKAVAIRGSKGVQVNDPKAFFEATNAAKAVLAGNPVTGEGLPALGTQVLMNVINEMGAQPTRNYKESVFAGASKISGEAMLEPRESDGKPNLTRNAGCFACTIACGRISTIDPQHFTIQNKEDLHEHYHGNSGGLEYEAAWALGSDTCIDDIDALTYANFVCNEQGLDPISLGSTIAAAMELFEMGVLTTENTGGIELNFGNVEAMTKCTELVAKGEGFGLELGQGSARLCEKYGHPELSMTVRGQEFPAYDPRGIQGMGLGYATSNRGACHLRGYTVASEVLGIPIKTDPLETEGKAGLQIAFQNATAVFDSVGICVFTSFAWSLEDVAPQLNAACEGEWTVERLEEIGERVWNLERLYNEAAGQGASADKLPPRMVSEPATSGPAEGKVNGLATMLPDYYAERGWSPEGEVTTETKTRLGL from the coding sequence ATGTCTTGGACAAAAAAAGTATTAAGGATTAATTTAACCGAGGGAACTTGTACTCCCGAACCATTAAATATGGAATGGGTTGAGCAGTTCCTTGGACAACGTGGGTTAGCTACAAAATACCTAACGGAAGAAGTGCCGCCAACAACAGACCCGCTCTCACCAGAGAATACGATGTATATGATCACTGGGCCGTTAACAGGCACGATGGCATCGACAGCAGGCCGTTATTCAGTGGTAACGAAAAGCCCATTAACGAATGCGGTAGCGTGTTCTAACTCTGGTGGCTTCTTCGGTAACGAAATGAAATGCGCTGGCTGGGATATGGTTATTCTGGAAGGTAAGTCACCAACGCCGGTTTATATCAGTATTAATGATGATAAGGCTGAAATTTTACCAGCGGATGAAATTTGGGGTAAATCAGTATGGGAAGCCGATGAATGGTTACATGCTAAGCATCAAGACCCTCAATTGCGTATTGCCGCAATTGGTGTTTCCGGTGAGAAAGGTGTGCTTTATTCAGCTATTATCAATGATTTGCACCGTGCGGCTGGCCGCTCAGGTGTGGGTACGGTGATGGGATCTAAAAATGTTAAAGCTGTTGCTATTCGTGGTAGCAAAGGTGTTCAGGTTAATGACCCTAAGGCATTTTTTGAGGCGACTAATGCAGCCAAAGCAGTGCTTGCTGGCAACCCGGTAACGGGTGAAGGTCTTCCTGCATTGGGTACGCAAGTATTAATGAATGTGATTAACGAAATGGGTGCGCAACCAACTCGTAACTATAAAGAAAGTGTATTCGCCGGTGCGTCAAAAATATCTGGTGAAGCAATGCTGGAACCTCGCGAAAGCGACGGCAAACCAAACTTAACAAGAAATGCCGGTTGTTTTGCTTGTACGATTGCATGTGGCCGTATTTCTACTATTGACCCACAACACTTTACTATTCAAAACAAAGAAGATTTGCATGAACACTACCACGGCAATTCTGGTGGTTTAGAGTATGAAGCAGCTTGGGCTTTGGGTAGTGATACGTGTATTGATGATATTGATGCCTTAACGTATGCAAACTTTGTATGCAACGAGCAAGGGCTCGACCCCATATCTCTCGGTTCAACAATCGCTGCTGCCATGGAGCTATTTGAGATGGGTGTATTGACGACGGAAAATACAGGTGGTATTGAACTGAACTTTGGTAATGTCGAGGCGATGACAAAATGTACAGAGCTTGTGGCAAAAGGTGAAGGCTTCGGTTTAGAGTTAGGCCAAGGTTCTGCACGTTTGTGTGAAAAATACGGTCATCCAGAGTTATCTATGACGGTTCGTGGGCAAGAATTTCCCGCTTATGATCCTCGTGGTATTCAAGGCATGGGTTTAGGTTATGCAACGTCTAACCGTGGTGCGTGTCATTTGCGTGGCTATACAGTAGCGTCAGAAGTATTGGGTATTCCCATCAAAACAGATCCATTAGAAACTGAAGGTAAAGCAGGTCTTCAAATAGCATTCCAAAACGCTACGGCAGTATTTGATTCAGTTGGTATTTGTGTTTTCACATCGTTTGCTTGGTCTTTAGAAGATGTGGCGCCTCAATTAAATGCTGCCTGTGAAGGTGAGTGGACAGTTGAACGTTTGGAGGAAATAGGCGAGCGCGTGTGGAACTTAGAGCGTCTCTACAACGAAGCTGCGGGTCAGGGCGCTTCTGCAGATAAGTTGCCACCTAGAATGGTCTCTGAGCCTGCAACATCTGGCCCTGCGGAAGGTAAAGTTAATGGTTTAGCGACCATGTTGCCTGATTACTATGCGGAACGTGGTTGGTCTCCAGAAGGCGAGGTGACCACTGAAACTAAAACGCGTTTAGGGCTGTAA
- a CDS encoding FAD-dependent oxidoreductase, protein MKHLIIGAGPSGVVAAEHIRKFDKTASITIIGDEPEAPYSRMAIPYHLIGNIEEEGTHLRHKAGHFDDLGIELINARVEKIDSVNKTVQLSTGQTESYDKLLIASGSRPVSPPIPGIGEPGVHSCWTLEDARSIAALAKPGAKVIQIGAGFIACIILEALARRKVDLTVVEMEDRMVPRMMDSIAGNMIKDWCIHKKIDVFTNGQVTEIKKVDGAHTFEVSVKTPAGVTVLDADLVITATGVRPCADFLEGSGIEVDDGIFVDKNMQTNVADIYASGDVAQGKDFCTGEYAVQAIQPTATEHGLIAAQNMVGLDNAECGGTINMNVLDTMGLISCSFGMWQGIEGGESCQLVEKDKWRYINLQFDEDVLIGATGIGHTQHVGIMRGLIQAEIPLGEWKNKLLENPLQLMAAYLACTQSAVIN, encoded by the coding sequence ATGAAACATTTAATTATTGGTGCCGGCCCATCGGGCGTTGTTGCAGCAGAGCATATTAGGAAGTTTGATAAAACGGCATCAATAACAATTATTGGCGATGAACCTGAAGCGCCATACTCAAGAATGGCCATTCCTTATCACCTGATAGGTAATATTGAAGAAGAAGGTACCCATCTTCGCCATAAGGCAGGGCATTTTGATGATTTAGGGATTGAATTGATAAACGCACGGGTTGAAAAAATAGACTCCGTAAATAAAACAGTTCAATTGAGCACAGGTCAAACAGAATCGTACGATAAGTTATTAATAGCATCGGGTTCAAGACCGGTTTCCCCTCCTATTCCAGGTATTGGTGAGCCAGGCGTTCACTCTTGTTGGACGCTTGAAGATGCTCGTTCTATTGCTGCATTAGCAAAACCTGGGGCAAAGGTCATTCAAATTGGCGCGGGTTTTATTGCTTGTATTATTCTTGAGGCACTAGCACGAAGAAAGGTAGATCTAACCGTCGTAGAGATGGAAGATCGGATGGTGCCTCGTATGATGGATAGTATTGCAGGTAACATGATCAAAGACTGGTGCATACATAAAAAGATAGACGTATTCACTAATGGGCAAGTCACCGAAATTAAGAAAGTAGATGGCGCACATACCTTTGAGGTGAGTGTTAAAACACCTGCTGGTGTTACCGTGCTGGATGCTGATTTGGTGATTACGGCAACAGGTGTGCGCCCTTGTGCTGACTTTTTGGAAGGTTCTGGCATAGAGGTAGATGATGGTATTTTTGTTGATAAAAATATGCAAACCAATGTTGCTGATATTTATGCATCAGGTGATGTGGCGCAAGGTAAAGATTTTTGTACAGGGGAGTATGCCGTTCAGGCGATTCAGCCCACGGCAACGGAACATGGGCTCATTGCGGCGCAAAATATGGTGGGTTTAGATAACGCAGAATGTGGCGGTACGATCAATATGAACGTGCTAGACACCATGGGCCTGATTTCATGCTCGTTCGGCATGTGGCAAGGTATTGAGGGAGGCGAGAGTTGTCAATTGGTTGAGAAAGATAAGTGGCGCTATATTAATTTGCAATTTGATGAGGATGTGTTGATTGGTGCAACGGGCATAGGGCATACGCAACACGTTGGGATTATGCGCGGATTAATTCAAGCCGAGATTCCACTGGGTGAATGGAAAAACAAATTACTGGAGAATCCGCTACAGCTAATGGCGGCTTATTTAGCCTGTACACAATCTGCAGTGATTAACTAA
- a CDS encoding MoaD/ThiS family protein: protein MSKVTVKLFASLMDYLPVKSTKSHGFEYQITANTTVGYLIDDLKLPRNVIHIVLLNGVYLDAETRDETVLTEGDVLGFWPPVAGG, encoded by the coding sequence ATGAGTAAAGTGACGGTAAAGCTATTCGCGAGTTTGATGGATTACTTGCCGGTGAAAAGTACTAAATCACATGGGTTTGAGTATCAGATAACGGCTAACACGACCGTTGGTTATTTAATTGATGATTTAAAGCTGCCGCGTAACGTCATTCATATTGTGCTATTAAATGGCGTGTATTTAGATGCTGAAACGCGTGATGAAACAGTACTGACGGAAGGAGATGTTCTTGGCTTTTGGCCACCAGTTGCTGGTGGCTAA
- the pyrE gene encoding orotate phosphoribosyltransferase: protein MKAYQQQFIEFALECEVLRFGEFTLKSGRISPYFFNTGLFNTGERLRKLGQFYAHALIDSGIKYDMLYGPAYKGIPLVCALGIGLSEISNVDVPYVFNRKEAKDHGEGGLLVGAELHGKALIIDDVISAGTSVRESVDIIRQANAKPAGVLISLNRQEKGLGETSAIDDVEKSYGFKVASIICLKDIITYLETADNDEHLAAILKYRKQYGTD, encoded by the coding sequence ATGAAAGCATACCAACAGCAGTTTATTGAATTCGCCCTCGAATGCGAGGTACTACGATTCGGCGAATTCACTTTAAAGTCTGGCCGTATCAGCCCGTACTTTTTTAACACCGGCCTATTTAATACCGGCGAGCGGCTTCGCAAGCTGGGCCAGTTCTACGCTCACGCTTTGATTGATTCAGGCATTAAATACGATATGCTGTATGGCCCCGCTTATAAAGGAATCCCTCTTGTTTGCGCCCTTGGCATAGGCCTATCTGAAATATCTAATGTCGATGTGCCTTACGTTTTTAATCGCAAAGAAGCAAAAGATCACGGTGAAGGTGGTTTGCTGGTCGGTGCCGAATTGCACGGCAAAGCACTTATTATTGATGACGTCATCAGCGCAGGCACATCTGTGCGCGAGTCTGTTGACATTATTCGCCAAGCAAACGCTAAACCAGCGGGTGTATTAATTTCATTGAATAGACAAGAAAAAGGTCTCGGTGAGACCTCTGCCATTGATGACGTAGAAAAATCCTATGGCTTTAAAGTAGCATCGATTATTTGCCTAAAAGATATTATCACTTACCTTGAAACAGCCGATAATGACGAGCATTTGGCTGCTATTCTTAAATACCGAAAGCAATACGGTACGGATTAG
- a CDS encoding CPXCG motif-containing cysteine-rich protein, whose product MNPLIVPHSYHCPYCGELIDTLVDTSQGNQHTIEDCRVCCRPIELEININEADQQITVFAKSDSE is encoded by the coding sequence ATGAATCCACTCATTGTTCCGCATTCATACCACTGTCCTTATTGTGGCGAGCTAATTGACACCTTAGTTGATACCTCTCAGGGAAACCAACACACTATAGAAGACTGTCGCGTTTGTTGCCGCCCGATCGAGCTGGAAATCAATATTAACGAAGCGGATCAACAGATAACAGTTTTCGCCAAATCCGACTCCGAGTAA
- the hemW gene encoding radical SAM family heme chaperone HemW, giving the protein MTSSKPGYSLYIHIPWCVKKCPYCDFNSHEKRDDYNEDAYVEALIKDLSVEAPKVREQTLKSIFIGGGTPSLFSAASLERILSATDQQLGIADDIEITLEANPGTAEADKFAAFRKIGINRLSIGVQSFNDTHLQKLGRIHDSEQAHRAIIMAQDASFERINLDLMFGLPEQTIEQATSDINTALSYQTGHLSHYQLTLEKNTLFHKYPPVLPHDELIWDMQTACQQQISQQLTQYEVSAYAAQQQQSQHNVNYWQFGDYLGIGAGAHGKFTGESGQITRYWKNKQPRDYMKNAGSPTSIGGKNIVAISELPFEFMMNALRLKAGFTLEQFTQRTQQAASIIQPTLDTLLDKKLLQLNDSTFSCTEQGWNFLNNTLEHFLPSK; this is encoded by the coding sequence ATGACGTCCAGTAAACCGGGTTACAGCCTCTACATTCATATCCCCTGGTGCGTAAAAAAGTGTCCTTATTGCGACTTTAATTCGCATGAAAAACGTGATGATTACAACGAAGACGCCTATGTTGAGGCGCTAATTAAAGACTTATCCGTTGAGGCACCTAAGGTTCGCGAGCAAACTTTAAAAAGTATCTTTATTGGCGGCGGCACACCCAGTTTGTTTTCAGCAGCCAGTCTCGAGCGCATTTTGAGCGCCACCGATCAACAGCTCGGTATAGCAGACGACATTGAAATCACCCTAGAAGCCAACCCTGGCACTGCTGAAGCGGATAAATTTGCCGCTTTTAGGAAAATTGGCATTAACCGTTTGTCTATTGGCGTGCAAAGTTTTAATGATACGCATTTACAGAAACTAGGCCGCATCCACGATAGCGAGCAGGCACACCGTGCCATCATAATGGCACAAGATGCTAGCTTTGAACGCATCAACCTTGATTTAATGTTCGGCTTACCTGAACAAACTATTGAACAGGCTACTAGTGATATTAATACCGCTTTAAGCTACCAAACAGGGCACTTATCGCATTACCAACTGACGCTTGAAAAAAACACCTTATTTCATAAATACCCACCGGTTCTTCCACATGATGAATTAATTTGGGATATGCAAACCGCTTGTCAACAGCAGATTTCCCAGCAGTTAACGCAATATGAAGTGTCGGCGTATGCCGCTCAGCAACAACAATCACAGCACAATGTTAATTATTGGCAATTTGGCGATTATCTCGGCATTGGTGCTGGCGCACATGGCAAATTTACCGGTGAAAGCGGACAGATTACGCGTTACTGGAAAAATAAACAGCCACGCGACTATATGAAAAATGCGGGTTCTCCAACATCAATCGGTGGAAAGAACATCGTCGCTATAAGCGAGTTACCCTTTGAGTTTATGATGAATGCACTACGCCTAAAAGCTGGCTTTACGCTGGAGCAATTTACCCAGCGTACCCAACAAGCCGCTTCTATTATTCAACCCACCTTAGATACATTGCTTGATAAGAAGCTGCTACAACTAAACGACTCAACCTTTAGTTGCACCGAACAAGGCTGGAACTTTTTAAACAACACCCTAGAACACTTTCTGCCCAGCAAATGA
- a CDS encoding XTP/dITP diphosphatase, translated as MTQQVVLASGNKGKIAEIQAILKQQAIEVVSQSHFNVPGVEETGTTFIENAIIKARHAAAISGLPAIADDSGLEVDAINGEPGVYSARYAGLPSNDQNNTNKLLRALVDIPPEQRSARFHCVMVFMAHKNDPSPLIGHGVWEGRITTEASGNNGFGYDPVFYIPEQQCTSAQLDPRVKNTLSHRAQALQALMPQISDLLTNKK; from the coding sequence ATGACCCAACAAGTCGTCCTAGCCAGTGGCAATAAAGGAAAAATAGCTGAAATCCAAGCCATTCTCAAACAACAGGCCATTGAGGTTGTTTCTCAATCACACTTCAATGTGCCTGGTGTAGAAGAAACGGGTACGACATTTATAGAGAACGCGATCATTAAAGCCAGGCACGCCGCTGCTATTTCAGGGTTGCCTGCTATTGCTGATGATTCCGGTTTAGAGGTGGACGCGATCAACGGCGAACCCGGCGTTTATTCTGCTCGTTATGCCGGTTTACCGTCGAATGATCAAAACAACACCAACAAACTACTACGCGCCTTGGTCGATATTCCGCCTGAGCAGCGTAGCGCTCGCTTTCATTGCGTGATGGTGTTTATGGCGCATAAGAACGACCCGTCACCGTTAATTGGACACGGCGTATGGGAAGGAAGAATAACGACCGAAGCATCTGGCAATAATGGTTTCGGTTACGACCCTGTTTTTTATATTCCCGAACAGCAATGCACATCAGCACAGCTCGACCCGCGTGTTAAAAACACCTTGAGCCATCGCGCCCAAGCTTTACAAGCACTTATGCCACAAATTTCCGACCTCCTTACGAATAAAAAATGA
- the rph gene encoding ribonuclease PH: MRPSGRNADELRDIKITTNFTIHAEGSVLIACGDTQVLCTASVESRVPRFLKDKGQGWVTAEYGMLPRSTHSRMGREAARGKQSGRTQEIQRLIGRSLRAAVDLNALDGHTITIDCDVLQADGGTRTAAITGGFVALSIAVEKLLADKKIKKNPIHGQVAAVSVGIYNGVPVLDLDYPEDSEAETDMNVIMNEAGAFIEVQGTAEGHAFRREELDQMLNLAASGISELMQQQRDALAK, translated from the coding sequence ATGAGACCAAGCGGACGCAATGCTGACGAACTACGCGACATCAAAATAACCACCAATTTCACCATTCACGCCGAAGGCTCTGTGTTGATTGCCTGTGGCGATACACAAGTGCTTTGCACCGCATCGGTTGAAAGCCGTGTCCCGCGTTTTCTAAAAGACAAAGGCCAAGGCTGGGTGACCGCTGAATACGGCATGCTGCCTCGTTCAACACACAGTCGCATGGGCCGTGAAGCCGCACGCGGCAAACAAAGTGGTCGCACACAAGAAATTCAACGCCTTATCGGTCGTTCTTTACGTGCTGCCGTAGACCTTAATGCCCTCGACGGCCACACCATCACCATTGATTGCGATGTTCTACAAGCCGATGGTGGCACACGTACAGCAGCTATTACCGGTGGTTTTGTTGCACTGTCTATCGCCGTTGAGAAGCTATTAGCCGACAAAAAAATCAAGAAGAACCCTATTCACGGGCAAGTAGCTGCCGTGTCCGTTGGTATCTACAACGGCGTACCGGTGTTAGATTTAGACTACCCTGAAGACTCTGAAGCTGAAACAGATATGAACGTCATCATGAATGAAGCTGGTGCGTTTATTGAAGTACAAGGCACCGCAGAAGGGCACGCATTCCGCCGTGAAGAATTAGATCAAATGCTGAATCTTGCCGCATCTGGTATTTCAGAATTGATGCAGCAGCAACGCGACGCATTAGCAAAATGA